GGCCCGCGCGGCGCTGGCCGAGCGCGGCTGGGTCGCGCCCGCGTGGCCCGTCGAATACGGCGGCGCCGGCCTCAGCCCCGCCGAACTCGTGGTGCTGGTGGAAGAACTGTCCACCGCCGGGATCCCGTTCGGCTCCGACAACGACGCGTTCGGCATCGGCATGCTCGGCAACACCATGCTCCGCTGGGCGAAACCCGAGCTGTGCCGGCGGTTCCTGCCGCGCATCGTCTCCGGCGAGTACGTGTTCGCCCAGGGCTTCTCCGAGCCGGGCGCCGGGTCCGACCTCGCGTCGCTCGCCCTGCGCGCCGAGCCCGACGGCGACCGGTGGCGGCTCAACGGCCAGAAGCTGTGGTCCTCGGGCGCGCACCTGGCCAACTGGATGTTCGTGCTCGCCCGTACCAATCGGGAAGCCGCGCCGCACAAGGGGATCAGCATGCTGCTGGTCCCGCTCGACCAGCCCGGCGTGAAAATCCGGCCGATCCGCAACATCACCGGCGGCACCGACTTCAACGAGGTGTTTTTCACCGACGCCACCACCGACCGCGAGCTCGTGGTGGGTGACGTCGACCGCGGCTGGGCCGTCGCGATGACCTTGCTCGGCTTCGAGCGCGGCGAAACCGCGCTGCACGCCCCGATCCGCTTCCGCGCCGAACTCGACCGGCTGGTCG
The sequence above is a segment of the Amycolatopsis sp. 2-15 genome. Coding sequences within it:
- a CDS encoding acyl-CoA dehydrogenase family protein; the encoded protein is MGSFREQVREFVAALVPPGWRGIGGLEGDAYAEFRTRARAALAERGWVAPAWPVEYGGAGLSPAELVVLVEELSTAGIPFGSDNDAFGIGMLGNTMLRWAKPELCRRFLPRIVSGEYVFAQGFSEPGAGSDLASLALRAEPDGDRWRLNGQKLWSSGAHLANWMFVLARTNREAAPHKGISMLLVPLDQPGVKIRPIRNITGGTDFNEVFFTDATTDRELVVGDVDRGWAVAMTLLGFERGETALHAPIRFRAELDRLVELVRERGLDSDPDVRRRVAWCHVQVEQLRCHGLRTAAQLIDGEEPGPRAAAFKLLWSEYHRVVTELALDVLGLDALTPSGRPSPNWYHTDDPGAPNSTASWTSVYLNSRAGTIYAGSSQIQRGIIGDLLLGLPKEPKPAR